CGgtatgcgtgaaataataaaaatgacaattgtgcgCTGCTTTCGTATTgtgtggtgtgcccttgaaataaggagtacttttaaatttggactccgtgaggattgtccttaacaGACAACCAGTTGTTCTTCAACTTCGATACGATTAGCATTTGCACACTACTAAACACAAAcataaatacaattcaaatcgatAGCATGTATAAAAACAAACGCCCTCATGATCTTCCATCATTAGCGACATCACATACCCAAAGGTTATCATCACAGCACAGTTTTAAGATCGCattaaaaaataagcaatacagGTGCTGGTATCTGTTCCGTCTTGTTGAACCCCAACACGTGCATCGTTAAACATGGCCTCACGTTTAGTAATAATTGCGTCAATTCTATAACATATTTATAACAAAGGTTGCTGGGCTAGCAATGGGATTGAAGTTGCATTCGTTGGGAAATCGGTTCAATGTGTTCATGTAACCAGGGTCACAAGCTGGACTCAAAACTGTTTCATGCAACGTTGATATTCATTCCACTATTGTTCTTTTCTGTTTCGTTTCTCACCGCTACCATTGATCGCAATGTCAGATGGAGAAGATTTTCAGCTTTGCTTGGAAGGGCAAACGTGGCATCGAAAGCAAGGAAGGAGACGAAGCCGGTGAAAATGTAAGATGTCCTAAATGATAAGTGTCGACAGTATGAGAATGATTGGGTTTCACTGGTTTGCACAGGATGACTACGTCGACGATGAACAGGGTCTTCAGAGGAAACACAAGGTGGACACGACACTGCAGGTTCACTTTTTCGGCAAGAAAGGTAACCAGGATTTGCAGTACGATGGGTTCTACAACTTTATGAAGAATCTTCAAACCGAAGTTCTGGAGCTGGAGTTCTGCGAGTTCTCCAAGGGCCACGAACGTATCTCCGAGGTTGACTTTGCGAAGATTCTGTTGAGATATACTTATTTGGTGAGCATTCTATTAATGGCTTTTCTTGTATACGAAATTTAACGAAAATATTCACATAAAGGATACTGATGAATACGACAACTACTTGGACCGTCTGCTGGACAGAGAAGCCAAGGAGAAAGGAGTTTCGTTTGAAGAATTCCGTCAGTTCTGCCAATTCCTCAACAACCTGGATGACTTCTCCATTGCCATGAGAATGTACACCCTTGCTGATCAACCCATATCCAAGGGTAAGTCTGCCCTTACATAGAGCGTTTTCTGTTTGACTACGAATACTTCCATCCGCAGACGAATTCGGCCGGGCCGTCAAGATCTGCACCGGTTCGGAGCTGAACAAGCACCTGATCGACACGGTGTTTGCCATCTTCGACGAAGACGGCGACGGGCTGCTGTCGTACAAGGAGTTCATCGCCATCATGAAGGACCGGCTGCACCGGGGATTCAAAGTAAGTCACCACACCTTCATGATCGAGGACTATCTGGACGAGATCGACAAGGAAGTGGTACACGCATCGGGATTCCGGCATCTACTAAAGATGCGGTCCCGTGCATGTCGCCAGCTGAGACGGTACTTGATTTACTTCCACTTCCATCCGGACCGTGGCCACGGCTACCGTCCGGATGGGGATTACCGGTGACACCACATAATGCAATATTTGTCCGGTATTATAGGTTAAAGTTTATGTGTTGCTTCAACTGTTCTATGTGCTAGGTTTCCTATCGATCCTATCGACGAAAGGTGGAGCTGATAACATTGCGGAAATATTGAGTTAGTTGATTAGTCTGCGAGGCTACAGTTGAACTGTTGACTGAGCACAATTATGCAACATGCCAGTCACATCATGCGTGTAAAAAGAATCCAAATTGCACCCAAACCCAAAGGGCAACCAACTCTAAACTTTACGATAATATTACTCATTGTCCCACAATAGTATTTCGTAGTGTTGCTAGAATGCATGATTTTCCTCAAACAACGAAACAGTTGCCAGTTCGTTTATTATGGCGTTTGTCAGTTGGAGAGAGAGAgcagagacaaagcagtccgtgcagtgccctattgttaTTCATGCTTTTATAACCAGGGCTCTTGGATCAATTTAGAAGAGATgcgacgtagtttttcgctagtattagttagtatttctggatactgtcgaaagtttagagttggttGCTTTTTCAGATTCTTATTGGACAGATTTTAAAAACGATCTCTCAACCATCTCCGGTTCTAGCAGTTAAACCGAACATCTGTTATGTGTGCGGAAAGTTATTTTTGAGCTTTCAAAAATATTCCGCATTCATTTTTGTTTAACCTAAAAgttgaattaaattttaaaaaagttatgaaaaaacagaccattcaaattaaaaattccagaaaatgtttgaaaatttaaactATTTTGTAAAAGTAAATGCTCCATTTTTcgttgaaaggatcatttttttaaatggtaaGTAATTTGTTCCAATGTCGCTATGCTATAACCATTTCAGTATGTTACTTATGTATCCCAAATGTACTTAGTGTTAGTTGTAGCTAATTTGCAGCACCTTTTCCTTTTCTTTatataagaattttccatatcTATAGACTGCTTTTTAATAAACAAATACCGCAACAAAAAAATTGGCTTTTCCACTGCTTCCTATTCCTTCATAAGCATTATTCGCTGATGAACGTCGAAATTAATGTTCACATATTTGTTAAGGTTCCTCTAATGTTCCACCTTTCTGCCTAAAATATTCAAGCACTTTTTTCAAGGGTCTACGTttcttttaattgtttatgtGTTATGTCCGCTTCAACCAATTGCTGTGAATTTTATTATAGAGGTGAGTAATGTATAAGTTAGAAACCCCTGAAACAATATTGTTGGGTTTTAAGGTTTTATAATCCATTATTTTAAAAACTTAAATGTTaattattgaattttattttattttcagtcGAACGTGAAATCCGAAGGCTGGGAAGCTTTCAAGCACTGTCTCAAACAGGAAATGAAACAAAACGTTTAAGCGTGTACTTTCGTGTAGGTTTTCTCCCCATCTCTCTAtctcgtgaaaaaaaaaacttccttgTATTGCATCTCTTCCTAGTCTGTATTTCAAAACGCCAAGTGCAATACTTTTTCTGGTGCTTTCTAGAAGGAAAACTTATCTTACATCGTCACAACTAGATATTATATGTTCAAAACATCGTAATCGAATGAATAGCTCTCAgtttttaaaactgattttgatCTTGAATACGTATTGATTAtgttatttatatttaataaattatatTCTATTTATTAGATGTCGTAAGCTTGTTGTTTCGAAAACTAGTCAAATTATTTGTTGGAATCATCAATTTGGGACGTCAAAATGAAGCCAGATCAAAGTTTTTGGATATCAAATCTACTTACCTTTTGAACTCAATTACACAatgttaaacattttcaaatgcATTTTATGTGCTATACCAAATAAGTTGTGATTTTTTTGGCAGCTAAAACTGAAATACTGGAATGTtggaaataaattgttttaaaacGATAAAAACTAAAATACGGCTGTCATCAGTTATAGAAAACGTTAGAGAAATCCACGAAAATGTTTAAGAAAAAGCACAAATGTATCGTATATATTATTTGGGTTCACCTTACAGGTTACACTTGTTCAATAAATCAGTAAAACccttaaaatattgttttgaatttcgctTTTTGCCACTTCTAGCCGAATTCGAACGCATACCGTTAATACGTCGTTTCTAGTATTTCAATCGATAGTGTTCACCGTGTTGCgctttttggttttaaaagtttTATAACCCCGTTCCAGGGTTGATATCGTCTCTTGAAGACACCACTGTACTGACTGCCGAAACGATTTCGTATTGTTTTTCTTAAGAAAGCTAAATGAGTATGGCAACACAAACAATCCCGTAATTAAATGCTATTTTTACTTCCACTTTTATGCGTCGATCACTCCCATTACTTGTGCATCGCAGTCGAACTCCCGCTCTCGTTTTGCTGCTACAATATACTTACAAAATATACGCGATAAAGTATagatatttgtataaaaatatatgtataataTTGTATTGTACGCATACTTCTCCTTCATCAGTGTAATACTTTCATGTCTTGTTTCGTCTACTGTCTTACGCTTGAATTTATTTTTCCGTTTTCGCTTAACAGTTCTTTCTTTCTGTGAAATCGTTCTTTTTTCGAGCTTCGTAATTGTTTATAATTCTATCGAACTAATTCTTACATAATATAATTCCAATAAATTAAACTACATTTATTAATGATTTTAATAGAAAAtacatttacacaacagttttttttacaagCACACATAATTCGAGAACCAATTTTTATAGCATTATCAATATAATTTCACTTAGATGGGTACTAAACCAACATAAATCGTAATTgtaattgctgaaggaatttcagtATTTAAGCTCCATCTGAAGGAATAAGAGAAGCACACGTGTCAGCTTCTATTTCGGACTGGTGGTCGAATGATTATAGTTTCTGTTTCATCAGCAAACGGTGATGGATTCAGTCCCAAGCCAGTAGCTTCTATACGCTCCGTGTATTTCTCAGGTACAACCAATTGTTAGAACTGATGCTCTATTATGTTTCTATATTGTATTAAGTATTTTTAATATGCCGTCCAGACTACAAGATATATCGCCTAATATAGAATAACTTGCTCATATTTGTACTGAGAACTAGATTCGAAACAAAGCATTTGACTTGTCATGCCAAGATTTGTTATATCAAGTAATATAGCTCCTCGTTTGCTGAAATGTATTACTGAGGAAAACTGCAAGAGTTTCAAAATAGTAAATGAGGGGTTTTGTGGTTGGAATCCTTCATTCGGGCCAAAGCATTCCTTATCATTCATCCCACTTGAAAGTGTAACTGAGTTATTTTTTTAGTACTGTACCTTTCTAGAAAACTTtgaaataacaacaacaaaaaacgttcgtaaaatatgtgaaaatcatgaaaaatttgTGCAGGTTCCTCTGGAAGAATATCTTTGATGAATTTGCTAAAATGCTGAGACAACtctcgataaaaaaaaaaaactgagcaaattttataaatttaccTCTGAAGAAAGTCATTAAGAAATAGGGATTCTGAAAAATCACTTATTTTGTAGAGGGTTTGATCGCAGTAGTCATTGCGACTAgttgtgttttgtttttcctccGCCATATTTCCTTCTTGTACAAATTTCGATTGATTTCCGCAATTTTTacgagtgagtgtgagaaaatgGTTACCGTTCTTACCGGAAAATCGTTCTCATGCTGGAAAATTGACAACCCTATTAGAAAAACGATTTGCGAATACACCCCCGAATTATAACACCACCGCTGGCTttacatacaaaatggtcatggtTGAGGATCAATATCTAGTATTGAATCGCTGTTTCAGGCGGAATTCTCAAGTTCAGATATCTGATAGGTCGTCAGATTGAAATCTTATACAGATTTGGCGAAGCACTTAAAACGCGACCAGATAAGCGAAAAATTTCTGAAGCAGTAGAAATCGTACTTGTCGATATGTCTTTCCCTTCAGCTCCATGACGCGGACAAGAATGAATTTATTGAGATTATTTCAATATTGAAACATTtgttaattattttgaaaaaaaaactggatttGAAAATCCGAATATGGATATGGATCCATCattcaattgataatggtaaCATTAAAAAACAACTAGGGctagggtttgcagaaatcgttctcaatagataacgaactccgaatcataacaagccatgaaaacaaatttatcagacttgtatacaagtgcgaaaaaacataaTCGGATAGACagccagagatgccagatttgaagacatgtcttcaatttgaagacatttgaatctctgtgaagacatttatttcgtgaagacattttgaagacttttcaaaatatttgaagacttatctacttatttgaagacatttgaagacaatcaataagccagcgacaAGAAAATACAATTGTATTATGTACTTaacttataaattctgcgaccTCTATATGTAAACTAAGTACATATctgaatattacaaaagttataatagtctttgtctcaggcttagaatctcaaacataaaatacATTCACACTAGCCGGTTGATGACTGCAACGCGTTTTAAACCCTCATACGCACCCTCATACTTTGAGCCGTGCGCTGGTAAAAAAATCCCCGATGGCAGCAttcgtttgaatattttttggcggcggcggcgttttgaCGTGTctgtaaaaaggtatttcgatcattacatcggaacgcaatgacctATCTAATTTTCGGCAAACATAGACTGAATTCTTCTATGACtagatttaatctattcaaccgttgagctagaaccagttttttttttctaaattccttctgaatggcATATGCATACCATCATCCCACATTCCTCTAAATATCCGTCGGGTAACTctttgaatttcccgtggatttttaaaagacttttcagtgaaaatttaaaagaatttttcgtgaattttataaggagaatttccgatgaggaatttcttgtctaaatttaagagaattgaaaattcagttaaaattatcgtggaaatttataataatttccgtTAAGAAGACATAAATTTCCACAAGTTCTACTGAGCTCCCACAAAAAATCCCTtttaatttccacaggaaatttgcCTCAATTAATTCCCAtatagaaaattcttacgaatgtcgacaagaaattgaaattgttttggtgttaaATAGATATTTCTCAGATCTTCCATGGTAAATTACTACAGGGAAATGTTCTTAAAAGAAATCAGGAGGAAACTTAATTACACACGTTCGctaaattcttccttgaattcctttggaattcttcaagaaatatctttggacattcttccaaTGTTTtatctgagaattcctctatgaatttctccaaaaaatcgttctagtattgtttctgaaattcctcctaaaTTTGCTCCAcgaatttgtccggaagtttcaggaatttctccgaaaaatccgccaggaatacctttggaatttcttctaggagttcctccgtaaGGTCGTCCGAGAATTCCAGCGAAAGTATACTATCCATGTATACAATGCGATGTatacatccaagaattccttcggaagatcctcctgaACTACTCCGGTagtttcttcacgaattcctccagcagttctttcaggaattcttccggaagttcttccagaaattcttccgaaagctcccccagaattttcgaaaattcccGTTTAAGCTCCTCCAATgatccttccggaagtttccccataaattcctttggaagcttCTCCATAAATTCGTCTGAAAGATTATCcaagaatgttgccgaaagattctccaagaatgcctatagaaaaagaatagaaaaaacatacacctgagattttcggacgGAATGCACAATAAAGCTAAGCTTTCCACCGATGTATTCGATGTAtttaaaatcggtggttgcgaacttggcggaaaaatggttttcaaaaagaaatccaagatggcggccaaattcaatatggctgcttgtattttcattattgcaaattgaggacacactcttcctttttccaacgatatgctgatctctatgatcggttgagaaatgttggagttatgacagttttggtgagtcaagaattgtcAAAAATCGAGAGGTCCATAAAAATGATTTCGAGTATAACTAAAGAGGGGTTCATATTTCTgatgaatttaactcggatccttaatatattcgccgaaagctttcgaaagaatataaatttaggcatttttaagaacctcgtgtaaatagtggcccggtttcagcgagaattacccATTACACGTTATACACtatcttgtgatttttttagaatattctcttgaattctatcaatttgaatgttaaaaaataaacattattccacATCAATAAAACAAGGACATGATTTaatttacaaacctattggGTTTTAAAATTTCTCGCTCATAATTTTTATactgaagacatttgaagacatattttaacgactgtgaagacatttgaaaatattctctgGCATCCCTGTAGACAGCCCCCACCGAGAAGTGATGACTCTCGCTTTTTTTCtggctcattttgtgttgggaatcacacagctgtgtagaaaaagttgaaattcatcatcagaaccagtgctcctctcgtttgaagcttttttaaAGATATTTATCATATAAGATAttgcctcccgaatcagttctacATCAtggcagcttgcgaaaaaaaaatctctcacggtatgctacgcTACATATCgcatatgtatacagagatggtAAGTGATTCATTCTGTTTTGGATTAAATCTCTGCATTGCACTTAATATGTTACTGTTTAGAAGTAGAATTAATTCTAAACTTCAACCCCTTTGTTACAACTCCTTCATCGAGTATCATCGAGTAATCTATCTATCGATTAGCTATCCAACTGGTAGACAACGGGCATAATTTCTGGCGTACGAGTTAGCGACTGGTTATCCTGGCTCGGAATATGATAAACCGAATAAACATCGGAGACATCGTTTGGCAATTCTAATCGATGAACTAAACCTAATCCTAGCAAGTGGAAAGGTTTCAGCACAGAGAGGGAGCATCGCATCCCTTTTGTCCAGGTAAATTAGAAATTGAGTGTACTGCCGAAGCAAGGCAAATGATAATACACCATTTTAATTTGGATGACCTAATTCGTTTTACCTCTTTGAACGCTGAGCCCTGCTTGCCTCTTTGGACTCCTCCATCTTTGAGTTTGGATTGTTATAGGTTGATGCGATTGTATTTATGGTATTTCTGTGGACATTTGGTGGATTGTTCGGTGCTGTAACTGTTTCCTGTGGTGAATTGATGCAGTATATGCCTGCCCGAAGCCATCTCTTTTGGATACTACACCAAATTCTCTCCTTTTCATCCATATCTGGTTCTGTTCGAGttatgacgatttgatgattctATGTGGAACTGAACACGAGGCTGTTTGtatgactgattgattgattgaactTGGAACATCCCTTCCCGTTTTGTCGGGTAAATTAATGCAGTATATGCCTTGCGAAGCTAGGCCTGTACTCTGCCTGAGGCATCTCACAGTATACTACAACGCAACTCTCTCTTCCTAATTATCACCATTGTGACGACGGCAAAACGGCACCACCCGCAGGAGAATCAACTTCCAAGGCGCCATCGATGAGGGCATTGACAGCTGTCCTTCAACGACATTCAGCGCTTGTTACGGTTCATTTTATCTTGCATGTTAGTGACAAATGTTTGAGAGGATTTGTGTATGTCCCACTCTtgaatgttctgtgtttgggcctgaagataggcaattaaaattatagATAGAGAAATCCCCAGACACAGACTTCATATTGCTGGTGCCACTTGGCACAAATTAATTgggggtgcccaaataggatcggAATCCTACACCAAAATAGAGCTATGTATACAACGggctgttgtagacaaaatgcaaaacgcaatgaaaacacatttgcgggatttgactgatggaccaaaattTTATAAGGAAACCTCGTCATATCTCGCAATGGGTAACAAATTGAACGTTCctctcggggcacagagagatcgtcgatcattttaatttgttgattgtagtgttaattatttatttttgtatgttcgtaaaactttttattgtaataCGCTTCACCGAGGTATTTTCTAATGCCAATAATACTACCGAGGTGGAAATACGTATTGCAAAGCTGGACGAGCTGTGGGAGAGCTACAGTGCTACCATGGTGGAGATCTTCGCTCACGAAGAATACAACGAGGAAAAGACGTCGCTTGAGAAAGAACGTGTGGAATTCAGCGATCGATATTATGATATCAAATCCTTCTAATGGACAAGATCAAATCGTTCCATAAACCAGGTTTTTGGAACAGCCGAATCGAGGTGGAAATGGGGCTTCAACAATTGTCGATCACGTACGTTTGCGGCAGATCCAGCTGCAGATGTTCAACGGAGACATCAAAGAGTGGCTGATTTTCCGCGACCTATTCACGTCGCTCATCCACTGGAAGGTGGATCTACCGGAAGTGGAAAACTTCATTTCTTGAAGGGCTGCCTTCAAGGAGAACCCAAGGCTCTTATTGATCCACTTCCAATCACAAAAGCCAATTATCAAGTGGGGTGGGATTGCTTTTAAAGCGCTATAATAACAGCAAACAACTAAGGAAGTGGCAGTTACAAGCTCTCGAAGGATTCTGGTAGAGGCCttcactgccgctaaccgcaagtcgagcacatttgtatatgggcctccatatacagatgtgctcgacttgcggttagcggcagttcaCACCTTGGTTGAAGTCTTTAAACAAATCGTGCACACACTCGACCAGGTCGTCCAGCCAGACGAGTACAAGGGTCTTCTCTTTGTAAACATTCTCACAGCTCGGTTGGATCCAGTTACGCGTAAAGGAAgggtttttttaatgtttttatggcGAGACTTttagccctgggctggctcgtctcgaaagGTGGGAAGAGGTCTCATCGACGAAGCCGCAGGATACCTTGGAGGATTTATTAGAGTTTCTGCGGCATCGAATCCAGGTTTTGGGCAGCCTTCCGGCAAAATCTACCGACACTAGGGGTGGCGGTCAAATACAGCAGTACTCGAAGGTGAAGCAATTGACGGTGAAGCCCAGGTACAGCTCTACCCAGGCGTTTACGGGACGCTGCGTTGTCTGTTCATCAGATCATTTTCTGTATCAGTGCAACAAGTTTCATCGAATGACGGTGTCGGACAGGGACAGTCTACTAAAATTTCATGGACTTTTTCGAAACTGCTTCACCGTGCCAAGAAATGCCAATTCAAATACTTTTGTAAGAACTGCAAGGGTGGGCACCATACCCTAGTATGTTTTAAGGAGAAGGAACCCAAGGTGGCGGCATTTGCTGAGGCCAACCAGCCATCGGTACCCAAGAATCCAACACCCAAGTGGCTAACGAGGCAGCCACGGAAACTGTAGTGTCCGCTACAGCTCACCAACATCCAAAAACGGCTTCTTTTGCCAACAGCAGTTGTGATGGTTGAGGATGACATCGACAATCGATTTCCTGCTCGTGCGTTATTGGACTCGGATCCAAAATTAATTTCATTACACAGCGATTGAGTCAACGGTCACAAGTTCACCGAGATAGAGTGGATATTTCGCTTGTAGGAATTGGCCAAGCGGCGACCAAGGTTCGGTAAAGGATTCAAGCGGTACTTCATTCACGAGTTTCGGACTACTATTACTGGTTCTTTCAACAGAGGGTCACGGCAAATCTTCCAACAACTATTATCAACACGGATACTTTGACATTGCCGAGCGGAATTCAGTTGGCGGATCCTACATTCTTCGAGCCCAACGCAACGGAGTGGATATCGTACTTGGCATCGAGTACTTCTTCGACCTTTTCTAAACAGGCAAAAGGATTTCCTTGGGGGAACAATTTCCAACCCTTAACAAATCCGTGTTTGGCTGGGTTATCAACGGTGGAATTTCGGTACCTACTCTTTCTCTTCAAATAAGCTGCAATGTGTCCGCGTTGGGTGGCTTGGATACCTTAATAGCTCATCTCATTCGCCTGAGGAGAAGCGATGTGAGGAGTGGTTTTCCAGTACGATACGACGGGATACGAATGGTCGGTATAGCGTTGCTCTACCGATGATTAAAGGCGCTGTGACAAGGTTGGGTGAATCGAAGAACATAGCATTTCGACGTCTGCGAGGAACCGAGAGAAGGATAGCTAAGAACTCATCACTTCGAGAACAATACGTCGCCTTTATGGAAGAGTACCTCAATCTCGGACATATAAAGATGCCGGATGAAGATACCCAAGGTTCGATTCGAAGGTGCTATTTACCGCATCATCCTGTGGTGAAAGAAGCTTCAACCACAACCAAGGTTCGCGTTGTTTTCGATGCGTCCTGTAAAACGTCTTCTGGAGTTGACGATGGGGCCAATAGTACATGATGATCTTCGGTCCATAATTCTTCGATGTCGGACCAAACAGTTTATGCTAGTGTCAGATGTGGAGAAAATGTTCCGCCAAGTCATCGTTGGTCCCGAAGACTGTCCTCTACAATGCATTCTCTGGCGAACTTCGCTATCGGAAAGTGTCCGTACGTGAATACGGTAACGAACGGCACAAAGCCCGCGCCGTTTTTAGCTACTAGGACGCTTCAACAACTCGCTGTGTATGAGGAAGGGCGTTTCCTCATGCAGCACGTGCAACCATGGACGACACCTACATGGATGACGTCATCACCGGTGCGAACGACGTGGAAACAGCAACGTAGATGCAGATTCAACTAAATGCGATGCTGTCAAGAGGAGGTTTTCAACTTTGCAAATGGGCATCCAACTGTCCAGTAGCCCTAGTAGGTATTACCGAAGAAAATTTAGCGATTCGCATTTCGGATGGGATTAACTTGGACCCTGATTCAGCAGTTAAAACCTTAGGGTTGACATGGATTCCATCTTCGGACATTCTAAGGTTCCAGTTCAACATCCCTTCACTGGACAGCGATACAGTTCTTACGAAACGCAGCGTGTTGTCAGTGATTGCCACTTTATTCGATCCCTTAGGGCTTCTGGGAGCTGCTATTACTACGGCAAAGATATTTATGCAGCTTCTGTGGATCATACGCGACGAGAATGAACAACACTTAAACTGGGACCAGCCGCTACCTCCGATGGTGGGTGAGTCCTGGAGAAGGTTCCACGAGCAACTACCCAAACTCAGTCAAGCACGAATCGAATAATGCGTAAACATTCCGAAAGCGATTGATGTTGAACTGCATTGTTTCTCCGACGCCTCGGCGAAGGCTCACGGTGCCTGTCTGTACATT
The nucleotide sequence above comes from Armigeres subalbatus isolate Guangzhou_Male chromosome 3, GZ_Asu_2, whole genome shotgun sequence. Encoded proteins:
- the LOC134226330 gene encoding calcium uptake protein 3, mitochondrial isoform X5 — its product is MAMYTNSFVRCSRFGPKLNTVVRGFSVDSGRKWLLHPSVKYVCLIGGSLVALGYAQHRQQPRVHALQLRKDEVADKAIKLTARERRFIKFASVEFDGQIYMTPQDFLESVVEQEPRPRLKRKSLTQEEVQKLKDVTPALKHGSSQLFRSLRDKGIISYTEYLFLLSVLTKPHSGFRIAFNMFDTDGNQRVDKDEFLVMEKIFSFAWKGKRGIESKEGDEAGENDDYVDDEQGLQRKHKVDTTLQVHFFGKKGNQDLQYDGFYNFMKNLQTEVLELEFCEFSKGHERISEVDFAKILLRYTYLDTDEYDNYLDRLLDREAKEKGVSFEEFRQFCQFLNNLDDFSIAMRMYTLADQPISKDEFGRAVKICTGSELNKHLIDTVFAIFDEDGDGLLSYKEFIAIMKDRLHRGFKVSHHTFMIEDYLDEIDKEVVHASGFRHLLKMRSRACRQLRRYLIYFHFHPDRGHGYRPDGDYR
- the LOC134226330 gene encoding calcium uptake protein 3, mitochondrial isoform X1 produces the protein MAMYTNSFVRCSRFGPKLNTVVRGFSVDSGRKWLLHPSVKYVCLIGGSLVALGYAQHRQQPRVHALQLRKDEVADKAIKLTARERRFIKFASVEFDGQIYMTPQDFLESVVEQEPRPRLKRKSLTQEEVQKLKDVTPALKHGSSQLFRSLRDKGIISYTEYLFLLSVLTKPHSGFRIAFNMFDTDGNQRVDKDEFLVIRQLLGGSLKDRDLDDATRKALLRLVSTSAQAKFLLAKTRLQSVSKPTSAGEGDSNDQHQAKTLPNSSRSFMEKIFSFAWKGKRGIESKEGDEAGENDDYVDDEQGLQRKHKVDTTLQVHFFGKKGNQDLQYDGFYNFMKNLQTEVLELEFCEFSKGHERISEVDFAKILLRYTYLDTDEYDNYLDRLLDREAKEKGVSFEEFRQFCQFLNNLDDFSIAMRMYTLADQPISKDEFGRAVKICTGSELNKHLIDTVFAIFDEDGDGLLSYKEFIAIMKDRLHRGFKVSHHTFMIEDYLDEIDKEVVHASGFRHLLKMRSRACRQLRRYLIYFHFHPDRGHGYRPDGDYR
- the LOC134226330 gene encoding calcium uptake protein 3, mitochondrial isoform X4 — translated: MAMYTNSFVRCSRFGPKLNTVVRGFSVDSGRKWLLHPSVKYVCLIGGSLVALGYAQHRQQPRVHALQLRKDEVADKAIKLTARERRFIKFASVEFDGQIYMTPQDFLESVVEQEPRPRLKRKSLTQEEVQKLKDVTPALKHGSSQLFRSLRDKGIISYTEYLFLLSVLTKPHSGFRIAFNMFDTDGNQRVDKDEFLVIRQLLGGSLKDRDLDDATRKAMEKIFSFAWKGKRGIESKEGDEAGENDDYVDDEQGLQRKHKVDTTLQVHFFGKKGNQDLQYDGFYNFMKNLQTEVLELEFCEFSKGHERISEVDFAKILLRYTYLDTDEYDNYLDRLLDREAKEKGVSFEEFRQFCQFLNNLDDFSIAMRMYTLADQPISKDEFGRAVKICTGSELNKHLIDTVFAIFDEDGDGLLSYKEFIAIMKDRLHRGFKVSHHTFMIEDYLDEIDKEVVHASGFRHLLKMRSRACRQLRRYLIYFHFHPDRGHGYRPDGDYR
- the LOC134226330 gene encoding calcium uptake protein 3, mitochondrial isoform X2, with amino-acid sequence MAMYTNSFVRCSRFGPKLNTVVRGFSVDSGRKWLLHPSVKYVCLIGGSLVALGYAQHRQQPRVHALQLRKDEVADKAIKLTARERRFIKFASVEFDGQIYMTPQDFLESVVEQEPRPRLKRKSLTQEEVQKLKDVTPALKHGSSQLFRSLRDKGIISYTEYLFLLSVLTKPHSGFRIAFNMFDTDGNQRVDKDEFLVLLRLVSTSAQAKFLLAKTRLQSVSKPTSAGEGDSNDQHQAKTLPNSSRSFMEKIFSFAWKGKRGIESKEGDEAGENDDYVDDEQGLQRKHKVDTTLQVHFFGKKGNQDLQYDGFYNFMKNLQTEVLELEFCEFSKGHERISEVDFAKILLRYTYLDTDEYDNYLDRLLDREAKEKGVSFEEFRQFCQFLNNLDDFSIAMRMYTLADQPISKDEFGRAVKICTGSELNKHLIDTVFAIFDEDGDGLLSYKEFIAIMKDRLHRGFKVSHHTFMIEDYLDEIDKEVVHASGFRHLLKMRSRACRQLRRYLIYFHFHPDRGHGYRPDGDYR